From one Musa acuminata AAA Group cultivar baxijiao chromosome BXJ2-6, Cavendish_Baxijiao_AAA, whole genome shotgun sequence genomic stretch:
- the LOC135614692 gene encoding protein Barley B recombinant-like — translation MDDDGGLGIRNWGFYEPPMKGNLGLRLMPSVMERDAKPLLSSGGFMRRQCGIPEPSVPPNFVRDGWRHHGNDSSKNDLLRDGWIHHNSDNDKNFHIFPVNHQHHPGYGVIPDPPTGHNLQMLQHPEPQPKHDKVLTMEANGAKDESPLKKRSRGRPQKSPKPKKPKKAVAPSDDVLNGSLSHEKGGRKSTGMVINGIDFDISRIPTPVCSCTGKPQQCYRWGIGGWQSACCTTSISMHPLPMSTKRRGARIAGRKMSQGAFKKVLEKLAGEGYNLSNPIDLRTFWAKHGTNKYVTIR, via the coding sequence ATGGATGACGACGGCGGATTAGGCATCCGGAATTGGGGCTTCTATGAGCCGCCAATGAAGGGAAACCTTGGGCTGCGGCTCATGCCTTCTGTGATGGAGCGTGATGCCAAGCCTCTTTTGTCGAGTGGTGGGTTCATGCGTCGGCAATGTGGCATTCCGGAGCCATCGGTCCCTCCAAACTTTGTTAGGGACGGATGGCGCCACCATGGCAACGACAGTAGCAAGAATGACCTTCTGAGAGACGGGTGGATTCACCATAACAGCGACAATGACAAGAACTTCCACATTTTTCCTGTGAACCACCAGCACCACCCTGGTTATGGTGTCATTCCCGATCCTCCCACCGGCCACAACCTCCAGATGCTGCAACATCCAGAGCCACAACCCAAGCATGATAAGGTTTTGACGATGGAGGCCAATGGTGCTAAAGATGAATCCCCTTTAAAGAAGAGGTCCAGGGGTCGGCCACAGAAATCACCAAAGCCGAAGAAGCCTAAGAAAGCCGTAGCACCAAGCGATGATGTTCTCAATGGCTCGCTTTCGCACGAGAAGGGTGGAAGGAAGAGCACAGGCATGGTCATTAATGGGATTGACTTTGATATCTCGAGGATCCCAACTCCGGTATGCTCTTGTACAGGAAAGCCACAACAGTGCTACCGTTGGGGCATTGGAGGGTGGCAATCAGCATGCTGCACCACCAGCATTTCGATGCACCCCCTTCCGATGAGCACCAAGAGGCGCGGGGCACGCATTGCTGGTCGAAAGATGAGTCAGGGTGCATTTAAGAAGGTTCTGGAGAAGCTTGCTGGAGAAGGGTATAATCTCAGTAATCCAATTGACTTGAGGACATTTTGGGCCAAGCATGGCACCAACAAATATGTGACTATCAGGTGA
- the LOC135583071 gene encoding type IV inositol polyphosphate 5-phosphatase 9-like, whose amino-acid sequence MPEKEQQVEVLWPRLVANKLLRRPVGNNSFVADLPCSDVLLELANLDEFDPKRPWKYLKDTRKYKLYVGTWNVGGILPSDDVNLEDWLDINNDYYDIYVLGFQEIVPLSAKNVLGAEKRRILARWNSLVRTTLNKSSSNLEGRKEPKVGERHKACPAKEGFAQDFRCIISKQMVGVLVSVWARHELQYYIRHPSVSCVGCGVMGCLGNKGSVSVRFCLHETSFCFVCCHLASGGRKGDEMNRNSDAVDVLSRTSFPRGPSLDLPHKILDHDRVILLGDLNYRISLPEAITRSLVEQKQWDILLERDQLRTEVSKGRVFEDWQEGAITFSPTYKYYPNSDKYYGCIQGQKGEKRRAPAWCDRILWHGDGLKQKCYDRCESWLSDHRPVRAVFTASVDVRRSFNSLGSFFLSERFDRPDDEHANGGGGRRRSINVDAL is encoded by the exons ATGCCAGAGAAAGAGCAGCAAGTAGAG GTCTTGTGGCCAAGACTGGTGGCGAACAAGCTGCTGAGGCGGCCGGTGGGTAACAATTCCTTCGTTGCAGATCTCCCTTGTTCAGACGTGTTGCTCGAACTCGCAAATTTGGATGAGTTCGACCCAAAGAGACCCTGGAAATATCTCAAAGATACTCGCAAATACAA ACTATACGTTGGTACTTGGAATGTTGGTGGCATCCTTCCATCGGATGATGTAAACCTGGAGGACTGGTTAGACATTAACAACGATTACTATGACATTTATGTTCTTGG ATTCCAAGAGATCGTTCCGCTCAGTGCCAAAAACGTGCTAGGCGCAGAGAAGAGAAGAATCCTTGCACGGTGGAACTCCCTCGTCAGGACAACACTGAACAAGTCTTCATCCAACTTGGAAGGTCGAAAAGAACCAAAGGTGGGGGAGAGGCACAAGGCGTGTCCAGCGAAGGAAGGCTTTGCTCAAGATTTCCGGTGCATTATAAGCAAGCAGATGGTCGGAGTTCTGGTGTCAGTGTGGGCGAGACATGAGCTCCAGTACTACATCCGCCACCCGAGCGTCTCCTGCGTCGGCTGCGGCGTCATGGGCTGCCTGGGAAACAAG GGTTCGGTTTCGGTTCGATTCTGCTTGCACGAGACCAGCTTCTGCTTCGTGTGCTGTCATCTGGCTTCGGGAGGAAGAAAAGGGGACGAGATGAACAGAAACTCGGACGCCGTGGATGTTCTCTCAAGAACCAGCTTCCCTCGAGGTCCTTCTCTCGATCTGCCACACAAGATCTTAGATCATGA TCGAGTAATCTTGCTGGGTGATCTGAACTATAGAATCTCCTTGCCTGAGGCCATAACAAGATCTTTGGTAGAGCAAAAGCAATGGGACATCTTGTTGGAGAGAGATCAG CTCAGAACAGAGGTTTCCAAGGGCAGGGTGTTCGAAGACTGGCAGGAGGGGGCCATAACATTCTCCCCCACCTACAAATACTACCCCAACTCCGACAAGTACTACGGGTGCATTCAAGGCCAGAAAGGCGAGAAAAGGCGAGCTCCGGCATG GTGCGACAGAATCCTGTGGCACGGCGACGGCCTGAAGCAGAAGTGCTACGACCGGTGCGAGTCGTGGCTGTCCGACCACCGGCCGGTCCGAGCCGTCTTCACCGCGAGCGTGGACGTGCGGCGGAGCTTCAACTCGCTCGGGAGCTTCTTCCTGTCGGAGAGATTTGATCGGCCGGACGACGAGCACGCAAACGGTggaggtggaagaagaagaagcattaACGTCGATGCATTGTGA